Part of the Fibrobacter sp. UWEL genome, ATTTTTTTAGCGTGCAAAAAAGTTGATAAGACAAGTCTCATAACACCATCATTCTCATCCAGCCATTTTTGAGAAAGTCCCTTCAGAAATTCAACATCTGACAAACTTAAAATTCTAATTCCATCCGTATAGATATCATACGCAGTGATTTCTTCATTCAAATTCTGCCAGGTAGGGTTTCCAAAGACAATGGAAACCTTCCTAAACTCTGCAGATTCCTGCAACTTTGCAAAAGCGGGATAACGAAGCCATTCTGTCACATCGTACAATACGAATTCATTTTTTGCAAATTGACACAGCAACAAATTATTCGGCAAGGCAAATACTTCACAAACCTTAATATCCAAACTAGACTTATAAATGGCAGATACATCATGTGCCATGCAACCATCTTCTTCATCAGAATTCAAGACTCTAGGCGGAATCGTATTCGCTATTTTCTGCGGGCTAAGTCCAGAAGATACGGCAGCCCAAGCCTGTTCAAGTTCAGCTTTATGATATCCAACCCAGCGGAGTATTTTTGCAAGATCTTTCCGAGGAATTGAAGTGGAATCACCCTCCAACACATTTCCACTAAAATCAACAACAATCTGAATATCGGA contains:
- a CDS encoding DUF4160 domain-containing protein, with translation MYNEANTRHNLPHIHVMKSDIQIVVDFSGNVLEGDSTSIPRKDLAKILRWVGYHKAELEQAWAAVSSGLSPQKIANTIPPRVLNSDEEDGCMAHDVSAIYKSSLDIKVCEVFALPNNLLLCQFAKNEFVLYDVTEWLRYPAFAKLQESAEFRKVSIVFGNPTWQNLNEEITAYDIYTDGIRILSLSDVEFLKGLSQKWLDENDGVMRLVLSTFLHAKKINFVA